TAGCTTCGATGTTCATAAAGTCAATTCAAAATCATAAGGTATCGATACTTGGATCAATATATCGATACCTTACCCTAGTATCAATACCAAATTGTAGGGAtgagcaaaattcgattcgactaaaaaaatcgaaaaaataacaaatttaacaatattaacaattgaacagaaatttaaaatataaaaaataaagacactaaattcttaaaaatataaataaaaaaattaaactccaaaatttaaaaaaggaAAGATATATTTTAACTTAAATAGTTAAATGTGATACATTGCAAAGATTGTGATAAAAAGTCATCGATTAAgaattttaattgaatatttcaataaattatagaCGAACCACGTTTTAATACAATAAAGTACAGTATTGTAATTTGCATTATCCGAGTGAACTTTCCTTTGAATAATAGTGATGCATTATCCACATGGCCTTCACTTTTGACCCCTACCAATATCATAAATTCATAATTGACCCTCCTCTATATAAAGTCAATGTTTTTATATTTATAGTCAACTATACATAAAATCtataattaaattgaatatttaaaaattaaaaattcaattaagatGGTATATTTATAGTTTAACCCTTCTAAAATTGTATTCATACAATGATAAATTTAGATTTTGAcaattcaattttgattcaatttttttttttttttttggttttgccCATGATCGACGCTTATCTCAAATTCGATCATTGGGTATATTcaattatgtgtatatatatttgaaaatttttataataatcgTGTTTAAAATATGGGTGATTATTTGATAATTATGCTTAAAATATTATGTCCATATAAAATTTGACATATTAAAAAAGTTTTGTCGTATAAAATTGGCTTAATTGCAAAATTAACCTCAAACTATAGCCATTTTTTCATTTTGCCTCCAATTGTGGAGCCATTGCAGCTTGCATGGAATAGGTTGTGATTAACAAGGAAACTTGTAATTCAAATTGTCCATCTCGAATTAATGTTTAAtaacaattttatttaaattgaattatgaaattgataaatattaatatgtaaataatttttattttttataataaatactgatttgaattttttttggatTGGATCAAAGAAGGATGCCAATGAACAAATTGAAAATCTTGGGAGAAGATCTTATATATAGAAAAGTCTAGATAATACATTTTCTTTtcctaaaattattttaaaaataaaacatataatcattttttaaatttgaattataatatatatatataatatcaaagtGTATTGCAGCTGCATTACGACTTTTAGATATTATTCATTTTTATATAGATTTAATAATTtatgggtaaactataaaaatagtcacttttgtttgtttcaggttacattttagtcacttatgtttgaaatgttacgttttagccacttatgttattattttgttacgaaatgATCACTCTTCCGCTAAGTTCCTTTATCTCCCTAACAGTAATCCTAcctggcagtccaactagattttaagtgccaacttgGATTTCCTAATGGGATGAGAAaagatttttattaaataaatttaattaattaaaattttaaaccctaaatcttagTTAAAAAACCATTCATCtccccttttttttgttttcttttttaattgattaaaaaaGCTATTATCatcaaaaataatttattcacgtACGAAAACAAAAGAGGATTCAATGGAGGGTCCAAGTATGTCTTCTTCACCAACAAATTTATGTTCTAAAACTTAAAATGAAGTGGTTGTCGACAAATAAGAAGATGGTAATCATTTTTGTTCCTAATCATTGTATTTTTCAATTCTTCATGTTCTTGAATAATTAGTTTCTCAATCGATTTTTTTTATCTGAATCGGCTTGTTTGTTCACAATCCCTTTGTGGATATCAATTTTTTCTGATTTGAAATTCTTTTAGTTGTTAATATTCATATCAAGAATTTTAGTTTAGGGTtttcattaaacaataaaaaatccaATCTTTTGTTTTTCAGTATTGAATAAAAGAGATAAAGAAATGCAAAGAAGACATACCTGAACCCTCCATTGAATCCATCTTTATGAAGTAgtcaatttgatttcaactattttgatcttaataatagttttttcaatcaaatgaaaaaaaaaaccattgaaaaaaagaagaggctgaagaaaaattaaaaagaggagatgaacagattttttagttaaggtttaggtttaaaaattttaattaattaaaatttttaattaaaaatctattttcatcccatttagaaatccaagttggcatctaaaatctagttggactgtcacgtaggattaccgttagagagataacgaaacttaacggtagagtgatcattttgtaacaaaatagtaacataagtgactaaaacgtaacatttcaaacataagtgactaaaatataacctgaggcaaacaaaagtgactatttttgtagattaCCCATAATTTATATATTCATATTGTTTTTACATGAATTTATGCGTTATAATATcatattcatattatttttatgtcATGTAaccttttatataatattttaattatttttgtattattttcgtactatataataaattaataaaaatgttgTTTTGTAGGTCTACAATTATGTCATCAAATATTAGTGTaaacaaaaggaaaagaaagatcGGAAAATAGACCAAGGAAGGGCATTAACGTCAATTCCAACGTATGGAAACGTGTTTTTACGATGAAGCTGTCCGATTGAGTAAAATTCCACTCACCTAACAACATACAAtggaaaagaaggaaaaaaaaataaaaaaccacaattaataaaaattagattataaTAAACTCAAGATGaaaataagtaattaataaaTTTGTAAGAAATttatagaaatattaaatatcttttagttaaaatgataaaattgagaAAGTAAAGTTAATAATATTCTGGCTtcgaattttattattttttatgtatctcttaaattttgtataaataaaaaaacataatattATATGTTGGATACAATTAGACCTGTTCATAGGCCAAGCCACGAAGGTCCGTCTAAAAAGTAGGAGGGTTTGTGTAAAAATATAGGTTCAAAAAATGAGTTTAGGTGAAAAATAAGGCCCATTTAGAAAATAGGCTAGGCCTCGGGTAAGACTTTTTTTGGCCTGAGCTTGGCCCGaatatgaaaacaaaaaaaatttgctTTCTTTTTACTGTTTTTtactattttcttgttattttttttactattttgctaccatttcataattatgttgctactattttgttgttattatttggatattgtataactcttattttattgttaatttttactatttttcacatttgcttgttaagttacatttatcttagtgttatttaagtatacatattttttaatttattttcaattggttgggaaatatttattttaatatttttagtatttttgatatattatatatttttaaaaattatataaaaaataatatctgGTGGTGAAATTTGAGCACTGGGCTTAGCAAACAGGCTTAAAATTTTTGTTGGGCCATGAACACCTCTAGGTGCAATGGTGAGACATATTGTATTTCAAAAGAGAAAGACGTGTTCAAATCTCAGAGACGATATTATTAGGAGGGGACGTCAAAACTCCGAACATAAACAATAAAACAGATCTGAAtgataaaaaaacttaaaaacaccgttaataattagaaaaataattaaaatacttAATTCACGAAATTTCCACTTAAAAATTTAATAAGAcaagtttaaaataataaatagtagAAAGATTTAAAACTATATACATTTGAATTCTTTTTAATTGTAATCATAAATATtacatttaaataattataaagaaaATTAATTATTACGATccaaaaatacttaaaaatatatatacaaatttaaATAAGCACAAATAGTACAATTAAACCAAAATAAATCTGAATTGAAGTGGAATTTACTGATAGGACACTTGAGAAGGGCTTAATtagttataataaaaatataaaagttgaattaagtaaaattataaaagttacggtctattttaataatttaaccaaAAAGGAAAAGAAGGAAATATCTGAAAGAGAAGGGTATATTTGTGTGGCTTCAATATCTCTCTCTAGATTATCTCTTGTATTCACCTCCTCGCTTCAAATCCATCGCTTATTACTCCAATTTTCCATCTCCAATTCGAAATTTCGAATGATAAATTCCTCGAAATTCCTTTCTCTTTCCCTTTATctttgattcttttttttttcctgatGATTGTTGATTGAGTTACTGTTTTAATGCTTAGTTCGATTCAATGAGATTACTCTGCTGTTGTAGACATGGCCTTTGCTCCTTCTTTATCCGGTACCTTTTCAGTTacttaattttttcatttatttttatgtttttgattttCTAATTCTCTCCGATGAACTTTGTTTCTATAAGAAATGTTGGaaaatttaacgaaattttaGTTCTCGGCTGTTTAAATATGTTTGAATTTCGACTGTTCGTTTCTTCGTTAAATTTCGAATTTGTTCAAATTTGAAGCTACCGAAGAAACTGTGTGATGAAATTAAGTCTACATCTTTTTTAACTCCGATTTTATTTGTGTGTTCActgatttctttctttcctttttttttttttttttgccttgttTCGTTTGGTTGCAGTTTCTGTGGAATGTGTGAATATATGTAAGTTTATGAAAGGTGAAGGAAGTGGAAGGTATGACTGTAGCATGCTTTCGTGTGCTTGGAAAGCTCCAAGAGTCTTAACTGGATTCCTTGCAAGCACGGCTAATCCTTCTCATTCTTCCCCTTTTGGTTACGCTCGCCATGGGAGAAGAAATCGGATCAAACCAGTGAGTTTATTTCAGTTTTTCCCTCTTAGTGTTTATTGGATTCCTAGAGTTTCTCAGTTTTTCAAGATATATCTTACATTGGCTATGATATTTGATTGAGTTTATTGTATTTAGGGCATTTTTTAGCTGACTTGATTTAATTATGATTGATGTTTTGGTTTGATAGTATTGCTTTTGATTTTTGTTATCTGCTTTCTAATCAGATTGCGAACTGGTATATAGGAAGGGTAGTTAATGTTAGGTTGACAAACATGAAACGTTTTGCTGAGTTTAGATACTGCAAGTTGGTGTATTTCTTGAGTGCGTGGAATTATTCAAAAGTTCCTTGCTGATATATGAATTTTGAACTTGGACTGTTTTAGATTAAGGTGTAGAATATATGTACAAAGAAATGGACATGCAATTTTTTCCAACTCCTTTAGGTGAAATATTATCTTTTGATAGAATTGCAATGCCTTATGTATGACTTTTATACAAAGGCATTGGTTGTTCCTAATTTTGGGCTGGTTGAATCTTGTGTTTTTGCCAGGCTCTTGATGTAGGAGGATGGTGTTCAACGGATGTTACTGAGTTTATACTGCTTGGGAAACTCTACAGATCAAGAGTGCTTCATGTTGGTTGTAAAAAATGGTTGTTGTGTAGTTCATCATCATTCTCTTCAGATACCTCTAATGATATTTCCCCTGAAAGTTTGTGGGAGGTAAAATTGCTGTTACCAAACCTCCTGTCAATGACAATATTGATTATTCTGCAAGCAAGGCTATTACTATAATATCTTCAAACTTATACTGGTTATTTTTATAATTGCATTAGGGCCTGAAGCCTGCCATATCATACCTTTCATCTAGTGAGCTGGAGTTGGTCCATAATGCTCTTAAGGTAAGGCCTTCAGTTTGCCAAAAGTTTTACCATGTTCTTTCCGGGATTATCTCTTTGACTTATATCTATAAGTTGTTTTTTGTTTGATACAGCTAGCTTTTGAGGCACATGATGGTCAAAAGAGACGGAGTGGAGAACCGTTCATCATTCATCCAGTTGAAGTTGCACGTATTCTTGGAGAACTTGTGAGTCAATTTGAAGTTTGCTCTCATTAAAAAATGGATTCTGCATGGGGATCTGAAGTCTTAAATTACCTCAACTATTGTTCTAGGAATTGGATTGGGAGTCTATTGCAGCCGGATTGCTTCATGACACAGTAGAAGATACAAATATTGTTACATTTCAGAGAATAGAGGAGGAGTTTGGTCCTATTGTACGTCGCATTGTAGAAGGAGAGACTAAGGTTCTTTGGTTATACTTTTATGAATATAAGTCATTATCCTTTAGCTCAATGCCATGTCAGACAAAACACTAGATAGTTTTAGCTCATTTTGGcatattttttatctttttttcctAATCAGGTGTCCAAATTGGGAAAGTTGAAGTATAAGAATGAAAATGATTCAGTACAAGATGTGAAAGCTGATGATCTGCAGCAGATGTTTCTAGCCATGACAGAGGaggtgaatttttattatttgatgATGTTTTTATGGAATGTAATGTGCTAAACAAATGCTTTCCTTTTAGGTTCGCGTCATCATTGTCAAATTAGCTGACAGATTACATAATATGCGCACTCTTTCACATATGCCTCCACGTAAACAGGTTGGTGGTAAAGATGAACCTTAGCTAGAAATAGACCATTTAGTTATTCGTTTTGACTCTATTGTATTATTTCAGTCCAGCATTGCAATGGAGACATTGCAGGTCTTTGCTCCTTTGGCAAAATTGTTGGGGATGTATCAAATTAAGGTACATCCTTATGcacctttttaaaaaaattacaatttctaTTTTATTCTCATGAATTCAAGATAATATTTGGTTTTAACACATCTGATTGTATTTTGTAGTCTGAACTTGAAAATTTATCCTTCATGTACACAAATCCTGAAGATTATGCCAAAGTGAAGAGAAGAATTGCAGACCtctacaaagaacatgaaaaagagCTCATGGAGGTAAACATTGTCCTCTTTTTGCAAAAATTATCTAGAAAGAGCTCAAAAAACATTATCAATTGATAATTGAAATAGTAATTAGACGTTGAAAGTCCATTTAATGAAGTGTCAAGTTTTAAGGTTCTTCAACTGATACCAAATCTATTTGGTTATgattatcttttctttttcttttctgggTACTAGGCAAacaaaattttgatgaaaaagaTTGAGAATGATCAATTCCTGGAACTTATGACTCTTAAAACTGAAATCCGTGCAGTGTGCAAGGAACCTTACAGGTGAAGCCATGAGTACTTTTCCCTGTGTTTTTGgttgttatttatttagtttttgtCCTCATGGTTCACATGTCTAGAAGTTTTGGGGATTATTTCAAGCTGCATTTTATGCTTATCATCTAGAGTGAATGGGTTTATTAGGTTTGTCATTATGCAATGTTTCTTGCTGTACTTTCACTAATATTTGCATTAGCTGATTAAGTGGGGACCATGCACTAATTGGGTGTGCAGTAGAAAAGACCTACGACATGgttttaagaaattttagtgGGTGACAATGGGCGAAGTGCACATTAGACCTGAAGACAATTAGGTTGAGCGTGATTTAAGATATCGGTTTTAATTTCTATATTGAATGTGGTGTTCCTTTGAATAATTATAGCTAATTTTCCACTCCCCTGTGGCCTGCTTTTTTATGATGGTTTTTGAAGGCAGATGTTTGAATGATAATTTCCTTACATGCAATTTTTCTTCTTGGATCACAGTATGTACAAATCTGTGCTCAAATCTAAGGGTTCAATCAGTGAGGTTAACCAAATTGCCCAGGTCTGTTTTGATATTTCCTTGAACCATCTTGACATCTAACATGAAACTTtcttatggttttttttttttttgcttattgACACATTGTTCCTCTTGGTTATAAACAGCTTCGTGTAATCATAAAACCAAAGCCATCGGTTGGAGTTGGGCCTTTGTGCAGTTCACAGCAGGTGACATTTTTTGCCAATACAAAAGTACGTAGTTGTCTAAGAATGCATATGTAGTTTGGTAACAAATGCATTTACTTCATGCAGATTTGCTACCATGTTCTTGGTTT
Above is a genomic segment from Gossypium arboreum isolate Shixiya-1 chromosome 8, ASM2569848v2, whole genome shotgun sequence containing:
- the LOC108470278 gene encoding putative GTP diphosphokinase RSH1, chloroplastic isoform X2 is translated as MAFAPSLSVSVECVNICKFMKGEGSGRYDCSMLSCAWKAPRVLTGFLASTANPSHSSPFGYARHGRRNRIKPALDVGGWCSTDVTEFILLGKLYRSRVLHVGCKKWLLCSSSSFSSDTSNDISPESLWEGLKPAISYLSSSELELVHNALKLAFEAHDGQKRRSGEPFIIHPVEVARILGELELDWESIAAGLLHDTVEDTNIVTFQRIEEEFGPIVRRIVEGETKVSKLGKLKYKNENDSVQDVKADDLQQMFLAMTEEVRVIIVKLADRLHNMRTLSHMPPRKQSSIAMETLQVFAPLAKLLGMYQIKSELENLSFMYTNPEDYAKVKRRIADLYKEHEKELMEANKILMKKIENDQFLELMTLKTEIRAVCKEPYSMYKSVLKSKGSISEVNQIAQLRVIIKPKPSVGVGPLCSSQQICYHVLGLVHGIWTPVPRAMKDYIATPKPNGYQSLHTNVIPFLYESMFRLEVQIRTEEMDLIAERGIAAHYSGRVFVTGLVGHAVPNGRNSRGKLVCLNNANIALRVGWLNAIREWQEEFVGNMSSREFVDTITRDLLCSRIFVFTPRGEIKNLPRGATVIDYAYMIHTDIGNKMVAAKVNGNLVSPAHVLANAEVVEIITYNALSSKSAFQRHKQWLQHAKTRSARHKIMKFLREQAALSAVEITTDRVNDFIAYSEEDSEMEDLSHSSRQNRPLWEKILKNIVDFSTPGRSSEDASTAKDGSIWVPKVNGKHNKQVQDVGLKANGYLFSLGNGAAKMIPANKPPHKEVLPGLESWQASKIASWHNLEGHSIQWFSVVCIDRRGNVVHPTKLFP